In one Bdellovibrionota bacterium genomic region, the following are encoded:
- a CDS encoding SDR family oxidoreductase: protein MNILITGAGRGIGYQMTKQLSEKGHTIYAVVRTVADELKALANVNIIEGLDLENLTTIDQIVESSDLPKMDWVIMNAGVFLETPLKDLEIELVQKQIQVNSIAPLYFVQKLLPKMKEGTKIGLVSSQMGSIGDNSSGGYYGYRMSKAALNMAGNALAHDLKNSGIIVSIMHPGYVKTRMTDFMGNMDAELSAARLISLMEKASITTSGTFWNYQGNILPW from the coding sequence ATGAATATTTTAATCACTGGTGCCGGACGAGGCATTGGCTATCAAATGACAAAACAGCTTTCCGAAAAAGGGCATACGATTTATGCTGTAGTCAGAACTGTTGCTGACGAGTTAAAAGCTTTAGCAAACGTAAATATCATAGAAGGTCTTGATCTTGAAAATTTAACCACTATCGATCAAATTGTAGAGAGTTCTGATTTACCTAAAATGGATTGGGTAATTATGAATGCAGGTGTTTTTTTAGAAACACCCCTCAAAGATCTGGAAATTGAATTGGTACAAAAGCAAATTCAAGTGAACTCCATTGCGCCGCTTTATTTTGTTCAAAAGCTTTTACCAAAAATGAAAGAAGGAACAAAAATTGGTTTGGTTTCCAGTCAAATGGGATCCATAGGGGATAATTCTTCTGGAGGGTATTATGGATATAGAATGTCCAAGGCTGCTCTCAATATGGCTGGAAATGCGCTTGCGCATGATCTTAAGAATAGTGGCATCATTGTTTCTATTATGCATCCAGGATACGTAAAAACTCGAATGACTGATTTTATGGGAAATATGGATGCAGAGCTATCTGCAGCTCGATTGATCAGCTTGATGGAAAAAGCTTCCATCACAACTTCGGGAACCTTTTGGAACTATCAAGGAAATATTCTTCCTTGGTGA
- a CDS encoding heme-binding protein has translation MKFFVIFLSFLFAHSAHSVEKPTEFNLEAAQKIVNKAVACGKKNNWKLSIAIVNSEGNLMYFHRGDGTYVGSIDGAIDKAKSANAFQRPTKAFADSIKEGRVGLVTVKDVVANEGGLPIQIKEKYVGAIGISGAKAIEDEQCAKIALE, from the coding sequence ATGAAGTTTTTCGTAATTTTCTTATCTTTTCTTTTTGCCCATTCGGCTCATTCTGTAGAGAAACCAACAGAATTTAATTTGGAAGCAGCTCAGAAGATCGTAAACAAGGCCGTGGCTTGCGGAAAGAAAAACAATTGGAAGCTTTCTATCGCAATAGTCAACTCCGAAGGCAACCTTATGTATTTTCATAGAGGCGATGGAACTTATGTGGGAAGTATCGACGGAGCAATCGACAAAGCAAAATCTGCTAACGCCTTTCAAAGACCAACCAAAGCCTTTGCTGATAGCATTAAAGAAGGCCGCGTAGGACTTGTGACCGTAAAAGATGTCGTCGCTAATGAAGGTGGCTTGCCTATCCAAATTAAAGAAAAGTATGTTGGCGCTATAGGAATTAGCGGAGCCAAAGCAATCGAAGATGAACAATGCGCTAAAATCGCTCTCGAATAG
- a CDS encoding LysR family transcriptional regulator has translation MDIDRVRYFHIFAETGSLVRASEILHISQPALSKALRLLEHEVGAKLVEAEGRGLRLTHSGVTFRKETAGLLDKWLQLPKLIQSEHLQAPTKIGSFEVFTTYFLESLTKFIKLENLELHEYIPGQLEEAIINGTVDIGITYAPIPKQGIEFIEVTKIRMGVFGLKKYKDVTLSELPFAVPLSPIEGTPSKVVGLDGWPDHKIPRNIKYRVTLMESAIELSREGHCVAYLPEFIVHNHNKKVLPEFKLIELESSVSKKDRIQSVFLIYRKHADESVLVRQLAKCLRSLS, from the coding sequence ATGGATATAGATCGAGTTAGATACTTTCACATATTTGCTGAAACGGGCTCGCTGGTAAGAGCTTCAGAAATCCTTCATATTTCGCAACCGGCCTTATCAAAAGCCCTAAGACTGCTAGAGCACGAAGTAGGAGCAAAGCTTGTTGAAGCGGAGGGAAGAGGTTTAAGACTCACCCACAGTGGCGTTACTTTTAGGAAAGAAACAGCAGGCTTATTGGACAAATGGCTGCAATTGCCCAAGTTAATTCAATCAGAACATTTGCAGGCACCAACCAAAATAGGATCTTTCGAAGTTTTTACGACTTATTTTTTAGAGAGTCTGACTAAATTTATTAAACTCGAAAACCTAGAGCTGCACGAGTACATACCTGGCCAGCTCGAAGAAGCAATTATCAATGGAACAGTTGATATTGGAATAACCTATGCCCCCATTCCCAAACAAGGAATTGAGTTTATAGAAGTGACTAAGATCCGGATGGGAGTTTTTGGTTTAAAAAAGTATAAAGATGTAACTTTATCCGAGTTACCCTTTGCAGTTCCTCTTTCTCCTATTGAAGGAACTCCTTCCAAAGTTGTAGGTCTTGATGGATGGCCCGATCATAAAATTCCAAGAAATATTAAATACCGAGTCACCCTAATGGAGTCTGCGATTGAACTCAGTAGAGAAGGGCATTGTGTTGCCTATTTACCAGAGTTCATTGTTCATAATCATAATAAGAAAGTGTTACCGGAATTTAAACTCATAGAACTTGAGTCATCCGTGTCGAAGAAAGACCGCATCCAGAGTGTCTTCCTAATTTACCGCAAGCATGCTGATGAATCGGTACTTGTCCGCCAATTGGCAAAATGCTTGCGATCGTTATCGTAA
- a CDS encoding aminotransferase class III-fold pyridoxal phosphate-dependent enzyme, with the protein MKLFIGLLFICVTLSHTSAEANSQCASLFEEEIVDFSSEWGVNFLSYSDPAWTEPGYLKELAKYAAPTITNYGGRAELLLSKFDKVFNDFSDGFIARFTISGTDANNYLFDYAAQSYHSRTRKEPIDVKLLSFEDPYAGAYGKIYDLKYGSSQLTIPTPRLHPNRKYSKAELAEIKKIELRALKFIREKVKNPDLEIGGIFIEPIPVSHGIYMYRPEFMRQLRKLADELKVPIFADEILTGGGRTGKFWAYEHYEGFVPDLVTFGKGLVVAGIFVPTRKSSSLEINPWDIGSTTTSANPLSLVQAIQVLETIKKRNLIDNARDVGEYFYERLKQRHLESKIYKTDDLDVRGVGLLLWYSSYRRNFKIDSYKEGYGPRMLPPLTLTRQQVDDLFIESSKNDGNSL; encoded by the coding sequence ATGAAACTATTTATAGGACTGCTTTTTATTTGCGTGACCCTATCCCATACTAGCGCCGAAGCCAATAGCCAGTGTGCAAGCCTCTTTGAAGAAGAAATTGTCGATTTTTCCAGTGAGTGGGGAGTTAATTTTCTATCTTATTCTGATCCAGCTTGGACTGAGCCCGGTTACCTGAAAGAACTGGCGAAGTATGCGGCACCAACAATCACTAATTACGGCGGCCGCGCAGAGTTGCTTCTATCTAAATTTGATAAGGTTTTCAATGATTTCAGTGATGGATTCATTGCAAGATTTACGATTAGCGGCACTGATGCAAACAATTATCTATTTGATTATGCGGCTCAGTCTTACCATTCTAGAACGCGCAAAGAACCAATTGATGTTAAATTGTTATCATTCGAGGACCCTTATGCAGGAGCATACGGTAAAATTTACGATTTGAAGTATGGAAGCTCTCAACTGACGATTCCGACTCCAAGACTGCATCCAAATCGCAAGTATAGTAAGGCGGAACTTGCCGAGATTAAAAAGATAGAACTTAGAGCACTTAAATTTATTCGAGAGAAAGTCAAGAACCCAGATCTTGAAATTGGCGGAATATTTATTGAGCCCATTCCAGTCAGTCATGGCATTTATATGTATCGCCCAGAATTTATGAGACAATTACGAAAACTTGCTGACGAACTGAAGGTACCTATTTTCGCAGATGAAATATTGACGGGTGGTGGAAGAACTGGAAAGTTTTGGGCCTATGAGCACTATGAAGGGTTCGTTCCTGATTTAGTCACTTTCGGTAAGGGACTTGTTGTTGCCGGTATATTTGTACCAACTCGAAAATCATCTTCTCTAGAAATTAACCCTTGGGACATTGGAAGCACAACTACATCGGCCAATCCGCTAAGCTTAGTGCAAGCAATACAAGTGCTCGAAACAATCAAAAAACGCAACCTCATCGACAACGCGCGAGACGTCGGAGAATATTTTTATGAGCGTCTCAAGCAAAGGCATCTAGAGTCAAAAATCTATAAGACTGATGACTTAGATGTTCGCGGAGTAGGGCTTTTGCTTTGGTATTCTTCTTATAGAAGAAATTTTAAAATTGATTCATATAAAGAGGGGTATGGTCCCAGAATGCTTCCTCCTCTAACACTAACAAGACAACAAGTTGATGACCTGTTTATTGAGTCTAGTAAAAACGACGGGAATTCTCTTTAG
- a CDS encoding TIGR02147 family protein — protein MEIESNKNIRTSKASADQKSPRVFDYLDYREYLKAYYEYNKSINPHFSYGQFANKAKFQTRNYLKRIIDGERPITNENLPKFCIALNLTLKESQYFESLINYNQAKDPSVKKYYFQHLREAATGVPNSAIELSYNQYELFSNWYNIPVFDALSLTHIDPTPESISKVFRKKITPKEVKGALELLEKVGLIYFDAESQRYKRSMEKIKYTQSVVNLAVREFHKQTLSNVIDFIEEEPLEARYLRSLTVSINKDHIKEVYSEIDSLIQKLNNKYSDTQGDKNMLMQLNLNVLNLIKNNKGETK, from the coding sequence ATGGAAATTGAATCGAACAAAAACATTCGAACTAGTAAAGCTAGCGCAGACCAAAAGTCTCCGCGTGTCTTTGATTATTTGGATTATCGTGAGTATCTCAAAGCATACTACGAATACAACAAGTCCATTAACCCTCACTTTTCCTATGGGCAGTTTGCTAACAAAGCCAAGTTTCAAACTCGCAATTACCTAAAAAGAATCATTGATGGCGAAAGACCCATTACAAATGAAAACCTTCCGAAGTTCTGTATCGCACTTAATTTGACCTTAAAAGAATCTCAGTACTTTGAATCTCTAATTAACTACAATCAGGCTAAAGATCCATCAGTTAAAAAATATTATTTCCAACACTTAAGAGAGGCCGCAACAGGCGTTCCCAATTCAGCTATTGAGTTGAGTTATAACCAGTATGAACTCTTCTCGAACTGGTACAATATTCCTGTGTTTGATGCCCTCTCGCTAACACACATTGATCCTACGCCAGAGAGTATTTCTAAAGTATTTCGAAAGAAAATCACTCCTAAAGAAGTCAAAGGGGCGTTAGAGCTTTTAGAAAAAGTAGGATTAATTTATTTTGATGCCGAATCTCAACGATACAAGAGATCAATGGAAAAAATAAAATACACTCAAAGTGTTGTGAATCTCGCCGTGAGAGAGTTTCACAAGCAAACTCTTTCTAATGTGATTGATTTTATCGAAGAAGAGCCACTCGAGGCAAGATATCTTCGATCTCTGACGGTTTCAATCAACAAAGATCACATCAAAGAAGTTTATTCTGAGATCGATAGCTTGATCCAAAAGTTGAATAATAAATATTCCGACACTCAGGGTGATAAAAATATGCTCATGCAATTAAATTTAAATGTTTTAAATCTTATTAAAAATAATAAAGGAGAAACGAAATGA
- a CDS encoding DUF3332 family protein → MQKLLSKLLYHLGTATACLMMIFQTGCVSGGWELTRDYSTWINSKKVGLRVVLYLLTSVVFLITMLIDVVVNNTADFWQGRVSESTQIFHQDGKTFYVQHEIIPETQLKRSTIQVKDANHKLLQTVVLAETQKHEVELIIDGRLHTKVENIDHALPLLSSFDKNGKMLEQKNVYMGI, encoded by the coding sequence GTGCAAAAACTCTTATCAAAATTGTTATATCATTTGGGAACCGCAACAGCTTGTCTGATGATGATTTTTCAAACTGGATGTGTCTCTGGCGGGTGGGAGTTGACTAGAGATTACTCTACGTGGATCAACTCAAAGAAGGTCGGATTAAGAGTTGTCCTTTACCTTCTTACCTCAGTGGTTTTCTTAATTACGATGCTTATAGACGTTGTCGTTAACAATACGGCTGATTTTTGGCAAGGTCGAGTTTCTGAATCCACTCAAATATTTCATCAAGATGGTAAAACTTTTTACGTTCAACACGAAATCATACCGGAGACTCAGTTAAAGCGTTCCACAATTCAAGTTAAGGACGCTAATCATAAATTATTGCAAACTGTAGTCCTCGCTGAAACCCAAAAACATGAAGTTGAGCTGATAATTGATGGTAGACTTCACACCAAGGTGGAGAACATCGACCACGCTCTACCACTTCTCTCTTCGTTTGATAAAAATGGAAAAATGCTCGAGCAAAAAAATGTTTATATGGGAATATAA